AAAAATTTATAGTACcttcaatatatttttgcACTAACGGATGACCCACACATTAATAACAAAGTTGTACaagataatattatatgtatacaatTAATctaagaaatataaaataatcataagTAAAAGATGTTTTgattaattatataagcatttataatttttaaatataaaactttatatttcttttattcttcagattattttttctcataatacatacatatatattttaatttaatattagATTGTAAAATGattcttatataaatatacatatatattatatatgtatgtatattttgtGCATTTGTTAAaagattttttttattattataatttttttcttaaattatattataaaataaaacaaaatatttatatataaatatttattattattattaatatttatttattatttttttttttttttttgtttggtgaaaaatattgattaaatatattatttcatttttatattatttgatttattcttttattattttattttattttttgtaaaataaGTTTCTTCagtatatattaaagtAGTAGCTATTTACCAATATAGCTTATTTTCCTAacctttttatatatgcttaaatattcttatatataatagaccatatatatatatattattttcttataaaaaatgaagttaataaaataatagGGTCCAATCTAAGAAATATTCGACCCcttaaaaagaaaattaacataatataaaacatattaatatgattACCACATTATAAGAGCTATAAAAATATcgatatatttttttttttcatgaGGAAAAAAACGGAAAAAAGAGAATGTATACAATAAGTTAAAAAGAGAAATgtaaagaattatataggaaaatatgtatatatatatatatatatatatatatatatatatatatatgtattgtacatattttatcttATTATGACAACATCCATTTGatgatttttttatttcttttcttatTTCCTTTCTTGAACTAGAATATGTATGTAAAATGTTTCTTTTATGTgatacaaatattatttataatatttttaaaatgtcattgttataaaataaaatgttttaaCATATTAGAGCTcaataaaaagaattattattcttttcgTGAACATATTAATTGTAAGCATATAAGAAATAGCGTAAATCGAAATAATTTGTcaaatgttttattaaGAAGAAGAACAAAAAATGCACTTgttaaagaattatatgTTTCAAAGTTAAAAGATAATTACAAAGCACATACCAATTTCATAAGgacaaataatatattcttagaagaaaataaaaaaatacaagaatgtaatataaataacataataaataataatgtggACATTCAAGAAAATGttggaaaatataatattttatataaaaatcaattggatgatattaatatattatatatacttctttttaatacattaatgatatataagaagaaatatgatttttttatgaacaaaaaatatataagatcttattattatatatataagaataatcTAGGAAGagacaaaaaaatatacaatacTAAGAATTACtttattaatacatttCGTATGAGTTGGtataatacaataaaaccatatatgaataatatatttttagaaattttaaatataatagaaaataCACTAggtaataaaatattttatattgatatgaaacaagaattatataagaatagagatgaaattataaatacattatataatatatataaaggaTATTTTAGAAAGCGTGACAAAAAACCTatcaaattattatttatcgGAAGTAATGAATACAGTaatttatgttttaaaattattttattaataattaaaagatTAAGAAATGACATTATGTTAGACAATGTTATTACTAAAAGTCCTAGAAGAAAAGGAAGAAACTtgattttaaaaaaatctAACGTAGAAGATGAAGccataaaaaataatatcaatgtattttattatgataaattaaaaaataatatacacatgttacagaataaaaaaatcGATTTATGTATTTCGATATCTTTTGgagaaatatttaattgtaattttttcaaaacGATTAAatctaatatattttcattacaTCCAAGTTTATTACCTTTTTATAAAGGTGCATCTCCTATACAAAGGAGTTTATTAAAcaatgaaatattatatggaTATTCTGTATTTCTAACAACCCTAAATATAGATTCAGGAAATgttataatgaaaaaacCTTTTTGGTTTAATAGTAACtataattttaatgatataattaCAATACTATTTACACAAGGTAcattatctttattaaaaaatatttcgTACTTGGctaattataataaagatattccacataaaaatgtacataataataacatatgtgaggaaacaaaaaataatttaaatcAGAATCATGTgcaaaataaatatgacAGTGAAATTAATATACACAATTCTAATTTggagaataaaaataattcaaggaataatatattaccatggaatattaataatgtgctaaataattataataataaaatgcatatacaaaatgactataatattaataataattatgcaccaaaaattaaaaatgatgaaaagTATGTATGCTTTTTTTGTTCtacatcattatttatacacaATAAAATAAGGAGCTTTATAAATTGGCCAAAAGCAGAATGTACACTTTTCCTTCTTCAAAATGAAGTTATAAAGCCCTtagaaattaaaattattaaatcatcttatgatttaaataataattataagtttataaaatatgatagATTAATAAATACTCATGATCAACATACATGTTTTGATAATATTCCACGTAACTTTGTATACATTCAAAATGACTccttaaatatattatgtaaaa
The genomic region above belongs to Plasmodium reichenowi strain SY57 chromosome 13, whole genome shotgun sequence and contains:
- a CDS encoding methionyl-tRNA formyltransferase, putative, with product MYVKCFFYVIQILFIIFLKCHCYKIKCFNILELNKKNYYSFREHINCKHIRNSVNRNNLSNVLLRRRTKNALVKELYVSKLKDNYKAHTNFIRTNNIFLEENKKIQECNINNIINNNVDIQENVGKYNILYKNQLDDINILYILLFNTLMIYKKKYDFFMNKKYIRSYYYIYKNNLGRDKKIYNTKNYFINTFRMSWYNTIKPYMNNIFLEILNIIENTLGNKIFYIDMKQELYKNRDEIINTLYNIYKGYFRKRDKKPIKLLFIGSNEYSNLCFKIILLIIKRLRNDIMLDNVITKSPRRKGRNLILKKSNVEDEAIKNNINVFYYDKLKNNIHMLQNKKIDLCISISFGEIFNCNFFKTIKSNIFSLHPSLLPFYKGASPIQRSLLNNEILYGYSVFLTTLNIDSGNVIMKKPFWFNSNYNFNDIITILFTQGTLSLLKNISYLANYNKDIPHKNVHNNNICEETKNNLNQNHVQNKYDSEINIHNSNLENKNNSRNNILPWNINNVLNNYNNKMHIQNDYNINNNYAPKIKNDEKYVCFFCSTSLFIHNKIRSFINWPKAECTLFLLQNEVIKPLEIKIIKSSYDLNNNYKFIKYDRLINTHDQHTCFDNIPRNFVYIQNDSLNILCKNNTLLKIYKLQQKNKKIVDALSFINSINKCSLLY